A window from Bufo bufo chromosome 1, aBufBuf1.1, whole genome shotgun sequence encodes these proteins:
- the LOC120992586 gene encoding cytochrome c oxidase subunit NDUFA4-like, with translation MFRTMLTHARKHPSLIPLFLFVGCGGVGSILYALRVTMTSPEVAWDKKNNPDPWNKNSPNYQYKFYNETIDYKKLKKEGPDF, from the exons ATGTTCCGCACTATGCTCACCCACGCCCGGAAACACCCCAGT TTGATCCCCCTGTTCTTGTTTGTTGGGTGCGGTGGCGTTGGTTCAATCCTCTATGCTTTAAGGGTGACGATGACCAGTCCTGAAGTGGC CTGGGACAAGAAAAACAACCCTGACCCCTGGAACAAGAACAGCCCCAACTACCAGTACAAG TTTTACAACGAGACAATCGACTACAAGAAGCTGAAGAAGGAAGGACCTGACTTCTAA